The Streptomyces cathayae DNA segment CGGCGGTGCACTGAGGGCGTTCTTTCTGAGAAGCGCGTACGCCTCCTTCTCGTAGCCCGCGAGCAGCCCCTTGGACCACGCCTCGACGAGGAACGGAGTCACCGGGTCGCCCGTCATGATGTTGGCCTCGCTGTTGGCGAGCGACCAGCGCGGCAGCCAGCCGCCGTCCCGTCCGATCGCGACGACCGACAGCGCGACATCGCGGGCGACCTTCGGCTGCAGCATCTGGAGCAGTTGGTTCTGCGGCCGGTGGGTGTCCCACAGCGAAAGGTTCTGGTAGGGCGTGAACCCGGACGCGGCATGGGACTTCCCGTCGAAACCCGCGTACCGGCCGTCGACGTCCCCGGCGAGGTTCGGGTGCAGTTGCGCGTGGTAGAGGGCCGTGTAGAACGCGCGTCGCCGCTCGGTGGACCCGCCGTCGATCTTCACGGCGGCGAGCTGCCGCTCCCAGGTAGCATGCAGCGCCGCGCGGGTGGCGTCGAAGTCGTACGAGTCGTCCGTCTCCGCCTTCAGGTTCTTCCGGGCGCCTTCGATGCCCGTGTAGGAGAGCCCCACCTTGACGACGACGTCACGGTCGGCGCCGGCGTCGAAGGTCACCCAGGCACCGTTCCCGCCCTCGCCGGCCGCGTTTCGCTCACCGGGGGCGCGGGTGGAGCCCCGCCAGGTGCCGTGCGAGGCGAACGGCCTGTCGAAGGTCGCTGTGAAGTAGACGGTGTGCCGGTCCTTGCCCGCGCAGAAGTTGCCCGCCTCGACACGCCCCTCGACCGTCCGGTCGCCGACGACACGCACCCCCGAGCTGTACACCCGTTGGTTGGCCTTACCCGTGTTGAACAGGACATTGGCGCGGTCGGTCGAGGGGAAGGTGTAGCGCTGCCATCCCGTACGGGGCGTGGCGGTCAGCTCGGCGTCGATGCCGTACGTCTTCAACCCGACGCGGTAGTAGCCGGGTTCGGCGTCCTCGTCGTCGTGAGAATAGGCCGAGCGGTAGGCGTCGGGGTCGACGCTGTCGACCGCTCCGGTCGTCGGCATGAGCGGTAACTCGCCCATGACGGAGCAGCCGACACCCGAGAGGTGGGTCTGGCTGAATCCGTGGATCTTGTCCTGCTGGTAGTCGTACCCTCCCTGGCCACCGGTGTCCGGGCTGACCTGGACCATGCCGAAGGGGGCACTCGCGCCGGGGAAAGTGTTGCCGAAGTTCTGTGTGCCGATGAAGGGGTTGACCAGGGAAGTGAGTTGAGGAGCGGCGGCAGGGGCCTGGGCGATGGCCGGCGCCGGGCCCAGGGCGCCGCCGGCAACGAGCAGTGCGGCAAGGACTGTCGATGCGCGGTGACGCAATCGGCGGAGGGGTCTGCGCATGGAAACGGTCTCCGGTTCCTCATCCCTCATGCGCTGCGCGACATGAGAGATGATCTCCAAGGGACGGGCGGAGTGGGCACATCCGATCGGTCGCACGTGCAGTACTCGGAATCCTGGCTGGATGGAAGCGGACTAGATCACGCGTCTGACATCGTTGTCAATAACTTTGGCGCCGACTGGTTACCGGCACTTCGGCCCGACTCGGAGCAGGATCCGATCACCAACCGATCACCGGCGGGCGCGGCACCGGGCTCGCGGTCCTGCCGACCGGCGGTGATGGTGCGGATCGCAATGATCCGGGAGGCACTGTCACGTTGGCCGACGGGTGGGACGATCTTCTCGTTGATCAGGTTGGGGGGCGTCCATGGACAGAGTGCCGTCGTACCAGGGGCACCGGTACCCGGTCGAGGTGATCTCCCACTGTGTGTGGTTGTACTTCCGCTTCCCGCTGTCGTTCCGTGAGGTGGAGGAGCTGATGCTCCAGCGCGGCGTGCTCGTCTCCTATGAGACGGTCCGGCGGTGGTGCGCCACGTTCGGGCAGGCATACGAGAACGGACTGCGCCGCCTCCGGCCCCGGCCCGGGGACAAGTGGCATCTGGACGAGGTGTTCGTAAAGATCAACGGGGAACTGAAGTACCTGTGACGGGCCGTCGACGCCGGCGGCACCGTTCTGGACGTCCTCGGGCAGAGCCGCCGGGACAAGGCCGCCGCCCGGCGCGAGGTCATGCCCTCCGTGGAGCACCGCTCCCATAAGGGCCTGAACAACCGGGCCGAAAACAGTCACCAGCCCACGCGGCAGCGCGAGCGCGCCATGAAAGGCTTCCATTCCGCAGGCGGGGCTCAGCGGTTCCTCGCCGCCTTCAGCGGCATCTCCCCCCCACTTCCGACCCCGCCGCCACCTGATGACCGCCGGCGAACACCGCCTCGAGATGATCATCCGCTTCACCATCTGGGACCAGGTCACCAGCAGCACCGGCCTGGCCGCGGCGGCCTGACCCAACACACCAGCCAGGCCACAACACGCCCCGGCACGCCGTCGGCCGCTCACACCCTCGCCAAGGTGACAACGCCTTTACGAGTCCCACACCCGCACATGCGGGTTGATCTCTGCCTCCTGCTTCCGGCCTCGGGACCGGTGAGGCCGCATGTTCATGTGTCCCGTATTCCTCGATCATGCAGTCCAGCCTGTGACGCCAGTGTCTCCAGAGGGCCTGCCGGCGCGTCCCGCGACACCTGCGACCGGTGCAGGGCATCAGGGGTTCGTCGGTCCGGATCGGCCAGCCAGTGGTGGACTGCGAGCGCGGTGGTACGGGCATGCTCTTCCAGCATGGTGAAGTGGTCTCCGGGCACGGTGACTTCGGTGTGCGGAAGATCCCATACCGGGGCGGGCTCCGCGCCGGGCAGCGGGTCCCGGGCCCGTACGAAGAGGGTGGGGGAGGCGAGCCGCAAAGGCTTCCAGCCGGCGAAAAGCTCGAAGTACCCGGCCATGGCGGTGAGCCGGTCCGGGGCGGTCGGGAGGAACTCCGCCGCCCGGTGCAGCATGTCCGACGTCATTGCGGAGAGCGCCTGCCCATGGTCGTCGTCACTGCTGGGGTAGGTGTCCACCAGAACTACGGCGAGCGGGGCAAAGCCTTCGGCCTCCAGCCGCTCGGCCACGGTCTGGGCCACCCAGCCACCGGCCGAGCGGCCCAACAGGACCAACGGTCCGTCACCCGCGGCCGCGCGGACGGCCACGGCCTGGGCGGTGACGAGGGCGTCCAACGTGGCCGGCAGCGCCTCCCCGGGCCCGAACCCCGGGTGCCGCACCGCCGAGACCGGCCGCAGACTCCGCAGCCCGGCGCCGAAGCGCGCGTATTCCTGGGGTCCCGAGAGCGCACTGAGGGCGGGGAAGCAGATCAGCCGGGGCCCCGCGCCGTCCGGTGCGAGCGTCACAGGATCGAGTGCCGCACCGGGCGCCCCCGCGCTGTCGAAGGCCGGGCGGAGGCGTGCGGCGATGGTGAGCAGCGCCATGCCGTCCCAGGTCCGCTCCCGGTCGCAAGCGGCGCGGAAGAGCGCACCCAGGGAATCCGAAGCCCCTCCGGCGTCCGGTGCGTCCCCGGCCCGCGCCGGAACTTGCGGTGGCCCGGCCGTTCCCGGACCGCCGGGAACACCGTTGTCCGCCGTTCGGTCGGGGCCGCCCGGGCGGCCGATGGCATCCGGCCGTGCGAGGACGCCGGGGCTGCCGGGGGCACCGGTGACGCCGGGAGGAGTCGCCTCCTGGGCGTACCGTTCCGCCAGTTCGGCGGCAACCGTGCGCGGGGTCGGGAAGTCGAACAGCAGCGTGGGCGGCAGCGTCAGCCCCGTCGACGTCGCGAGCAAGTTGCGCAGGTCCACCGCGGCCAGGGAGTCGAGCCCCAGGTCTGCCAGCAGGTCGTCCCCGTCGATCGCGGCCGCCCCCTCCGGGTGACCCAGTGCCGAGGCCGCCAGGGCCCGCACCTCCGTGAGCAGCAACTCGCCCCGCTCGCCCGGGGAAGCGGCCGCCAGCCGTCGGCCGAACAGGGCCCCGCCCCCGCCGCCCGTTCCCGCCGCATCGGGGACGGGCGGCCGGGACCGCGCCGCTGGACCGCCGCCGCTCAGGACGGCCGGGGCGAGGCGGGCCGCCACCACCACCGGGTCGTCACCGGCCACGGCGGCGTCGAAGAGGGCCAGGCCCTCGTCCGCCTCGAGCGGGCCGAATCCCGAGCGGGTCATCCGCCGCAGGTCCGTGTCGGTGAGGTGCGCCATCATGCCCTCGCTCTGCCGCCAGGGACCCCAGACGATCGACGTACCGGGCAGACCGAGCCGTCTGCGGTGCCGTGCCAGGGCGTCCAGCACGCAGTTGGCGGCCGCGTAGTTGGCCTGACCGGCGGAGCCGAAGGTACCCGCCACCGAAGAGAACAGCGCGAACATCGCCAAGTCGCGTCCCCGGGTCAGCTCGTGCAGGGCGAGAGCGGCGTCCGCCTTGGGCCGCAGTACCCGCTCCAGACGGTCGGCGGTGAGCGCCGGGAGGGTGCCGTCGTCCAGCACCCCCGCGGTGTGCACCACACCGGTCAGCGGACGGTCCGCCGGCACCGAGCCGAGCAGGGCGGCGAGCGCCGTCCGGTCCGCGACGTCGCACGCCCGGACGGTCACCTCGGCGCCCGACTCGCCCAGTTCCGCGACGAGTTCGTCCACCCCTGGTACGTCCGGTCCGCGTCGGCCGGCAAGCAGCAGACGTCGGACGCCATGAGCGGCGACCAGGTGCCGTGCCACCAGCATGCCCAGGGAACCGGTACCGCCGGTGACCAGGACGGTGCCCCCCGGATCGAGCCGCCGCCGGGACTGCCGTTCCCCCGTCGCCCCGGCCACCCGGACCAGCTTCGGTACGTACGCTGTTCCCCGTCGTACGGCTGTCTCCGGCGCCACGGCGGCCAGCAGGACGGGGAGGAGACGCACGGAGTCGGGGTGATCGTCCATGTCGACCAGGGCGAACCGGCCCGGATTCTCCCGCAGGGCCGAGCGGACCAGCCCCCACACCGATGCGTGGGCCGGTGCGGAAGCGCATCCACCGGATGCGCCGGAATCCCCGGAACCGGCACCATCGTCCGGGGTGACGGCGCCGGAGGTGACAAGAACGAGACAGGAGTCCGCCGGACGAGGTTCGGCGAGCCACTCCCGTACCAGCTTCAGTGCCCAGCCCGCCGCCCACCGTATCTGCGCCGCCGGGTCCTGTGCACCGTCGGCCGTGTCCGGTGGTGGTGGGCACGGTGCGACGAGGACGGCCGGTGATGCGCCGTCCGCCGCCAGGTCGGCGTGCACCGGAACGCCGGAACCCCGGGGCGCGAGCACATCCACCGGCCGGGTGCCCGCCGTGCCCAGGACGCCCCACGGGGGCACCACCGAAGGTACGGGCGGCTCGGGCAGAGGCACCCAGTCCATCCGGTGGAGAACCCCAGGGACCGGATCCACCGTTCCCGATCCGGTACGCGGAAGGGGCCGGAGCATCAGCGAACGCACCGCGGCCACCGGCGCGCCCGCCGCGTCGGTCAACTCCACCCCGGCCCGCCCGTCCGGACCGGGAGTGACCCGCACCCGCAACCGCCGCGCGCCGGCCGTGTGCAGGCGCACCCCGCCGAAGGCGAACGGCAGGAAAACCCCACCACCATCCGTCCTGTCCGTCCCGGCACGGTCCGCCGTGCGCCCGTCGAGCGCCAGGACGTGCAGCGCCGCGTCCCACAGCGCCGGATGCAGAACGAATCCCGGGCCACCCGCGTCCGGGAGTGGGGCCCCGGCGGCCTCGGGCAGCGTGACCTCGGCATACAGCTCCTCCCCGAGCCGCCAGGCGGCGTGCAGGCCCCGGAAGGCGGGGCCGTAGCTCAGCCCGCTTTCGGCCAGCCGCTCGTACGGGTCGGCACCCGGATCGCCGGCGTACAGCGGCACCGCGTCCGGCGGCGGCCAGGGCGCGGCCCCGGCCCCTGCCCCGGCCGCTCCGCGGTCCGCCGGCTGCCGCTCCGGCACGAGTGTCCCGGAGGCATGCCGATGCCAGGGCCGGTCACCCGTCGGCGTGTGCGGCCGGGCGTGGAAGAGCACGGTCCGCCGTCCCGCACCGTCTGGCCCCGACACCTTCACCTGCAGCTCGACCGTGCCGTCCGCAGGCAGCGACAGCGGCGCGGTCAGGGCGAGTTCGTCCAGGACGGGCGCGCCTGCCGACTCACCGACGTGCAGGGCCATCTCCACGAAGGCGGCCGCCGGCAGCAATATCTTCCCCGCCACCACATGGTCGGCCAACCAGGGCTGGTCGTGCACCGAGAGCAGCCCGCTCAGCAACAGCCCGTCGTCGTCGGCCGTCGCGGTACGGGACGACAGCAGCGGGTGGGCCGGGGCGTCCGGTGGGGGAGCGGCCCGATGCCGCGGGGTGGCGTCGAGCCAGTACCGGCGGCGCTGGAAGGCGTACGTGGGCAGGGGGACGCGCCGACCGCCGCGCCCGGCGAAGACGGCCCGCCAGTCGACGGGCACGCCATGGGTGTGCAGCGCGGCCACAGCGTCGAGCAGGGCGTCCGCCTCCGGCCGCGCCCCCCGCAGCGTCGGCAGGACCAGCGGCGTCGGGGTTCGCTCACCGACGGGCGCTCCGTTCGCGCCCGGGCCCGCCGGAGCCGCTCCGGTCGCGGCGAGGCAGCTGCGGACCAGGCCGGTGAGCACCCCGTCCGGCCCCAGCTCGACGTAGTGTGCCGCGCCCCGGTCCCGGAGATACGCCACCGAATCGGCGAAGCGGACCGGGCGGCGGACATGGCCCACCCAGAACTCCGGTGAGCTCAGCTCCTCCTTGGTGGCGGCCCGGCCGGACACGGCGCTGACCAGGGGAATCCGCGGTGCGGCGAAGAAGAGGCGCCGCACCACGTCCGCGAAGTCGGCCAGCATGGGTTCCATCCGCGCGGAGTGGAAGGCGTGGCTCACCCGCAGTGGCGTCGTGGACCGGCCCCGCTCCTGGAAGTGCGTGACGGTCTTCCGCACTGCGGTCTCGTCCCCGGAGACGACCACCGAGGCGGGCCCGTTGACGGCGGCGACCTCCACCGCACGTCCCGTCCCGGCGAGTCGGGCGGCCACTTCGGCCACCTCGTCCGCGTCGGCGGCCACGGCGGCCATCGCACCGCCCGCAGGCAGCGCGTCCATCAGCCGGCCCCGGGCCGCCACCAGGGTGCAGGCGTCCGCGAGGGACAGCACCCCGGCGACATGCGCCGCGGTCACCTCGCCCACCGAGTGCCCGGCCACCAGATCCGGGCGCACACCCCAGGTCTCGAGCAGCCGGAACAGGGCTGTCTCCAGGGCGAAGAGCGCCGGCTGCGCGAACCGGGTCGTGTGCAGGAGCGCTTCCGTCTCCGTGCCGGAACCGGCGAACACGACGTCCCGCAGAGGCACCGGCAGCAGCGGGTCGAGCAGGGAGCAGCTCTCGTCGAACGACCGGGCGAAGCTTGGATGGAGTTCCCGGGACTCGTACAATTCACGCCCCATACCAACGCGTTGGCTGCCCTGGCCGGTGAAGAGCAGGGCCAGCGGGCCCTGGCGACGGGACGTGCCCGTCCGCATCCCGGGCCGGCTTTTTCCCTCCGCCAACGCCCGCAGGGAGGCGAGCAGTTCCGCACGGTCCCGGGCCACCACCACGGCCCGGTGCTCGAAGGCCGCGCGGGTGGTGGCGAGCGAGTACCCGATGTCCACCGGCGCCGCGTCCGGGTCGGCGGCCACCTGGTCGTACAGCCGCCGCGCCTGGGCCCGCAGCCCCGGCCCGCTCCTCGCCGACACCGCAACAGCCACGGACGGCGGCACCGCCCCGCCATCGACGCGGCTGCTCCCGGCCTCGTAGTCCGCCACGGAAACCGGCGGCGGGGCATCCCGATCCGCCGGGGCCTCCTCCAGCACCACATGGGCGTTGGTGCCGCTGATGCCGAAGGAGGACACCCCCGCTCTGCGGGGGCGGTCCGTCCTCGGCCACTCCACCTCCCGGGTCAGCAGCGCCAACCGCCCCGACGACCAGTCGACCCGGCTGGTCGGTTCGCCGGCGTGCAGCGTACGCGGCAGCACGCCGTGGGCCATCGCCTGCACCGTCTTGATCACGCCCGCCACCCCGGCGGCGGCCTGGGTGTGACCGATGTTCGACTTCACCGAGCCCAGCCGGAGCGGATGCTCCCGCGCCTCCCGCCCGTACGTCGCCGAAAACGCCTCCGCCTCGATGACATCGCCCAGCCGGGTGCCGGTGCCGTGTGCCTCCACTGCGTCGATGTCCCCGGGGCCCAGCCCCGCGTCCGCGAGGGCCTGCCGGATCACCCGCTGCTGAGCCGGGCCGTGCGGCGCCGTCAGCCCGTTGCTCGCCCCGTCCTGGTTCACCGCCGAGCCGCGGACCACGGCCAGCACCGGAAGCCCGGCGCGGCGCGCCTCGGACAACCGGCTCAGCAACAGCATGCCGGCGCCCTCGGCCCATCCCGTGCCGTCGGCGGACGCACCGAACGCCTTGCAGCGGCCGTCCGGGGCCAGCGCCCGCTGCCGGCTGAACTCCACGAACGACGAGGGCCCCGACATCACCGTGACCCCGCCGGCCAGCGCGAAGGAACACTCACCCCGGCGCAGCGCCTGGGCCGCCAGGTGCAGGGCCACCAGGGACGACGAGCACGCCGTGTCCACCGTGACGGCCGGGCCCTCCAGTCCGAAGGTGTAGGCGATACGACCTGAGGCGACGCTTCCGGCGCTGCCGATGCCGAGGTAGCCCTCGACATGCTCGGGTACCTCGGTGAGACGGCCGGCGTAGTCGCTGTACATCAGCCCGACGTACACCCCGGTCGACGAGCCGCGCAGGGTGCGGGGAACGAGACCGGCGTGCTCGAAGGCCTCCCACGCCACTTCGAGCAGCAGCCGGTGCTGCGGGTCCATGGCCAAAGCCTCGCGAGGGGAGATGCCGAAGAAACCGGGGTCGAAGCGGTCCACACCGGACAGGAAGCCGCCCTCACGCACATACGTCCGGCCGGACCGCCCGGGGTCCGGGTCGTACAGCGCCTCCGTGTCCCAGCCCCGGTCGGTGGGGAACGGACCGATGGCGTCCCTCCCGTCGGCCACCAGCCGCCACAGCTCCTCGGGGGAGGCCACGCCCCCGGGATAGCGGCAGGCCATCCCCACGATCACCACAGGATCGTCGTCCGACCCAGCCGCGCCTCGGTGCGCGATCCCGGCTCCCGACGGTGCGGTGGCGCTCCGCGAACGGAGGTGGGCGGCGAGTGCGGCGGCCGTGGGGAAGTCGAAGGCGACGGCCTCGGAGAGCGGGAGGCCGGTCGCCGCCGACAACCGTTCCCGTAGCACCGTCGCCGTCAGCGAGTCCATGCCGAGATCGCGGAGCGCCGTTTTGGACTCCACTGCCTCCGCCGTGCAACCGAGCACGGCGGCAGCCTCGTTCCGCACCAGGGCCAGCAGATCCGCCGTCGACTCCTCGGCCGCCCCTGTGCCCAGCGTCCGTGCGGGCCGGTCGGCGAGGTCGTGCCGCCGCACCTTTCCAGAGGCGGTACGGGGGATGCCCTCCACCTCGTACAGTTCGGCGGGCACCTTGAAAGCGGACAGTTCCGCGCGACAGGCGGCGAGGACCGCCCCCCTGTCCAGTACACCGCTGCCCGGTGCGGGGACCAGATAGCCGACCGGCACCTCGCCGAAGACGGGGTGCGGGCGTCCGGCCACGGCGGCGTCCGCCACCCCGGGCAGCCGCCGCAGCACCGCTTCCACCTCCGAGGGGTGGATGTTCGCCCCGCCTCGGATGATCAGCTCACTCGCCCGGCCGGTGATCACGAGTTCGCCGGAGGCCTCGATCCTGGCCAGGTCGCCGGTGCGGAACCAACCGTCGCGCAACACCTCGGCGGTGGCCTCCGGCCTGCCGTGGTAGCCGGTCATGACCCCAGGCCCGCTCACCCACAACTCGCCCTCGCCGGTGTCCTGTCCGTTCGCGCCACCGCCGACCCGGACCCGGGTGCCGGGCAGCACCCGGCCGCACGACCCGGCCGCCGATGTGCTGCCCGGTGCCGCCATGGTGACCGGACCCGCCTCGGTGCTGCCGTAGTGCTCCAGGTAGGGGGCCCGGCAGATCGCCTCGAAGGACCTCCGGAACTCGGACCCCGCCGAAACGCCCCCGCTGATGCAGCCCCGCAGCGCGGGCGCCCTGAGCCCGCCGCCCTCCTCCCCGTCACCCCCCTCGCTCCGGACCGCGTCGAGCAGGGCCGAGTACGTCGTCGGCACCCCGCCGAGGAGAGTGTAGGGGGCGTCCGTACGGCGCAGTTCGCCGAGCACCTCGGCCACCGAGAACCGGGGCGGGAGCATGGCGCTCGCCCCGGTCGCGGTCACCCCAAGGGCGCAGACCACCTGGCTCATGGCGTGGTGGAGGGGCAACGGCCACAGCACCCGGTCCCGTTCCGACAGACCGAGAACACCGACGAGGCCCGCCGCGACCGGCGCGAGGCGGTTGCGCTGGGTGGACAGCACTCCCTTGGGGGTGCCGGAGGACCCGGAGGTGTAGAGCAGCCACGCCGTCTCGTCCAACCCAAGATCGTCCCGGGCGGTCGTCCCCGGCTCCGTACACGCCAACTCCTCGTACCGCAGAACGCCGCCCGCCGCCCCGGCCCCGTGCGCCGACGCTCCGGAGTCGCCGGTCAGCGGAGTGTCCCCGTCCTCCTCACCGCCCTCGGCCACCACCACGATCAGCCCGGAGCGGGACAGCAGTCCCCGCCGATGCGTCAGCCGGGCCTCATCGGTGATGAGCACGCGCGCACCACAGTCCTCCAGCAGACGGGCCAACTCCGCCCCTGAGCTCCCGGGATCCAGCGGCACCCCCACCCCGCTCGCCCGGGTGACGGCGAGCAGGCTCTCGACCGCCTCGACACGGTTGCCGAGCAGGATGGCCACCCGTTCGCCCCGCGCCAGGCCGAGCCCCGCCACATGTCCGGCCAGCCGTCCGGTCCTGCATTCCAGGTCCCGGTAGGTCCGCCGCGTACGGCGGTCCTGGAAGGCGACCTTCTCCCCGAGGCGCCGGGCATGTTCCCGGAGCGACTCCGGCAGTGGCCTGAGGGTGTCCGTGTCCGTACCCACTCGTTCCGCCCCTTCCGTGGACTCCTGGGGAAGATGGTGGCGCGGTTCGCCTGGTTCCCCTGCGGCAGTGGCACAGCGACCCTGCTCATTCCGTGGCGGAGGGCCCGGCCCTTGCTGAATACCTCATCCATACAGGTGGGAGCGGGTTTCGGGGTGCTGGCCGTGGCCGATCGAGTCGCCGCTGTCGCGCGGCGGCGGTGGGCGCGGCAGGATGATCGGTCGTGCTGCTGCGACTGGCGTACCTGGGTATGGCGAACGCGTTCGAGATGGGGTGCGGTCCTCTGAAGGGAAGGGTTGAGCTGGAAGAGCGCTGAACGGGGCTGTGTTCGGGGCCGTTCGTCTCTACCGTGGTAGCGGAGGAGGGATGGCGGATGGGCTCGCTGTTCGAGGAGTTGGAAGCGCGCGAGGCAGCCGCCCGTGTTCGGTATGGTCCGGGTCGCCAGAGTCGCCCACCGGGGCCGAGGCGTGGGCAACGTCCACCCCGCCGACGCTGCGCTGTCGCTGCCGGCGGGCCGGCACTCGACGGGATTACGGCGACTCGCGGTGACCGAAGCCGTCCGCGGCTCGGAGCGGAAGCCGTACTGCGACTGCGTGCCGTCCTTGCCAACGGAGACCTCGACCCCTACTGGCGCTACCACGCCGCCCGCGAACACGAACGCCTCTCCCTCGCACCCGACCAGCGGAACTACGCACGCACCGCCTGATCCCGGCGGTCGTTCGAAACGAACTGCACCCCACCGCCAGCCCTACTTGGGGCGACGGCGGCCGAGAGCGTGGGCGAGTTCGCCGACCGGCGCCAGCATGCGTCCGTCATCGCCCGCGCACCACCACACAACCTCGCGCTCCCGCTTCGAGCCGTGGACGCCGAGGTCATGTCGGGGGCACACCGGCCAGACCTGCCAGGTCTGTTCGAGCAGGCTCTCCTGGATCATGGTCGTCAGACTGGTCAGTGCCATGGTCGGGTCGTCGCACATGCTCGGCAGGATGTGGCCGCCCCGGTTGAGCCTTTCACCGTCGGCAAGGCGGACACCGGCTCCCGCGGGGAACCAGTCCTCCAGGACCTCGATCTCCGGTTCGCCCTCGATCCCACGCGTGGGCAGGTCGCGGGCTATGATCCGCAGCGCGTCGCGCAACGTCTCCAAACGCTCGGGGGCGAGGTCGAAGCCCGGCTCGAAACCCACGTCGTCCAGGATGCGCCAGGCCAGGGCTGTCATCTCCGACCGTGGCACCTCGGCCGGATTCCGTTCGACGGCCTCCAGGACGGCGTCGGTGCGGTGGAACCAGTCGAGCAGTTCGCAGGCGAGGGCGACGACTTGCTGTGGGTCGAGATTGTCCTGACGCAGGCCGAGGTAGATCCTTCGCTTCAACTGTTCGGTATCCGCTTCGTACTCAGCCATGGCGTTGCTCACCGGCCCAGTGGCCCGACGCGGCGCGGTTCCCCGCCGCATGGTTTTCGGCATGCCGCCTGATGCACTCACCAGCGGAACTACGACCTCACCACTTGATCGCGGCCGTCACTCGAGAGGAACCGCACCCAACTCGGCTTCTACGTGGGCTGCCTGCACCTCCATCAGCGGCTTGCGGCCGAGCAGGAGCCGCTCTGCTTCCCCTTCCCCACAGCTCTGCCCGCTGGAGCGCCCGCCCTGAGCTGCCGCGGCCTCTACGACCCCCGCCTGAGTCTGCGCCGCAAGGAGCGGGTGGTCGGCAACGACGTCGACGCCGACGGGGTGCCACTGCTGGTGATCACCGGGGCCAATGCGG contains these protein-coding regions:
- a CDS encoding type I polyketide synthase — translated: MGTDTDTLRPLPESLREHARRLGEKVAFQDRRTRRTYRDLECRTGRLAGHVAGLGLARGERVAILLGNRVEAVESLLAVTRASGVGVPLDPGSSGAELARLLEDCGARVLITDEARLTHRRGLLSRSGLIVVVAEGGEEDGDTPLTGDSGASAHGAGAAGGVLRYEELACTEPGTTARDDLGLDETAWLLYTSGSSGTPKGVLSTQRNRLAPVAAGLVGVLGLSERDRVLWPLPLHHAMSQVVCALGVTATGASAMLPPRFSVAEVLGELRRTDAPYTLLGGVPTTYSALLDAVRSEGGDGEEGGGLRAPALRGCISGGVSAGSEFRRSFEAICRAPYLEHYGSTEAGPVTMAAPGSTSAAGSCGRVLPGTRVRVGGGANGQDTGEGELWVSGPGVMTGYHGRPEATAEVLRDGWFRTGDLARIEASGELVITGRASELIIRGGANIHPSEVEAVLRRLPGVADAAVAGRPHPVFGEVPVGYLVPAPGSGVLDRGAVLAACRAELSAFKVPAELYEVEGIPRTASGKVRRHDLADRPARTLGTGAAEESTADLLALVRNEAAAVLGCTAEAVESKTALRDLGMDSLTATVLRERLSAATGLPLSEAVAFDFPTAAALAAHLRSRSATAPSGAGIAHRGAAGSDDDPVVIVGMACRYPGGVASPEELWRLVADGRDAIGPFPTDRGWDTEALYDPDPGRSGRTYVREGGFLSGVDRFDPGFFGISPREALAMDPQHRLLLEVAWEAFEHAGLVPRTLRGSSTGVYVGLMYSDYAGRLTEVPEHVEGYLGIGSAGSVASGRIAYTFGLEGPAVTVDTACSSSLVALHLAAQALRRGECSFALAGGVTVMSGPSSFVEFSRQRALAPDGRCKAFGASADGTGWAEGAGMLLLSRLSEARRAGLPVLAVVRGSAVNQDGASNGLTAPHGPAQQRVIRQALADAGLGPGDIDAVEAHGTGTRLGDVIEAEAFSATYGREAREHPLRLGSVKSNIGHTQAAAGVAGVIKTVQAMAHGVLPRTLHAGEPTSRVDWSSGRLALLTREVEWPRTDRPRRAGVSSFGISGTNAHVVLEEAPADRDAPPPVSVADYEAGSSRVDGGAVPPSVAVAVSARSGPGLRAQARRLYDQVAADPDAAPVDIGYSLATTRAAFEHRAVVVARDRAELLASLRALAEGKSRPGMRTGTSRRQGPLALLFTGQGSQRVGMGRELYESRELHPSFARSFDESCSLLDPLLPVPLRDVVFAGSGTETEALLHTTRFAQPALFALETALFRLLETWGVRPDLVAGHSVGEVTAAHVAGVLSLADACTLVAARGRLMDALPAGGAMAAVAADADEVAEVAARLAGTGRAVEVAAVNGPASVVVSGDETAVRKTVTHFQERGRSTTPLRVSHAFHSARMEPMLADFADVVRRLFFAAPRIPLVSAVSGRAATKEELSSPEFWVGHVRRPVRFADSVAYLRDRGAAHYVELGPDGVLTGLVRSCLAATGAAPAGPGANGAPVGERTPTPLVLPTLRGARPEADALLDAVAALHTHGVPVDWRAVFAGRGGRRVPLPTYAFQRRRYWLDATPRHRAAPPPDAPAHPLLSSRTATADDDGLLLSGLLSVHDQPWLADHVVAGKILLPAAAFVEMALHVGESAGAPVLDELALTAPLSLPADGTVELQVKVSGPDGAGRRTVLFHARPHTPTGDRPWHRHASGTLVPERQPADRGAAGAGAGAAPWPPPDAVPLYAGDPGADPYERLAESGLSYGPAFRGLHAAWRLGEELYAEVTLPEAAGAPLPDAGGPGFVLHPALWDAALHVLALDGRTADRAGTDRTDGGGVFLPFAFGGVRLHTAGARRLRVRVTPGPDGRAGVELTDAAGAPVAAVRSLMLRPLPRTGSGTVDPVPGVLHRMDWVPLPEPPVPSVVPPWGVLGTAGTRPVDVLAPRGSGVPVHADLAADGASPAVLVAPCPPPPDTADGAQDPAAQIRWAAGWALKLVREWLAEPRPADSCLVLVTSGAVTPDDGAGSGDSGASGGCASAPAHASVWGLVRSALRENPGRFALVDMDDHPDSVRLLPVLLAAVAPETAVRRGTAYVPKLVRVAGATGERQSRRRLDPGGTVLVTGGTGSLGMLVARHLVAAHGVRRLLLAGRRGPDVPGVDELVAELGESGAEVTVRACDVADRTALAALLGSVPADRPLTGVVHTAGVLDDGTLPALTADRLERVLRPKADAALALHELTRGRDLAMFALFSSVAGTFGSAGQANYAAANCVLDALARHRRRLGLPGTSIVWGPWRQSEGMMAHLTDTDLRRMTRSGFGPLEADEGLALFDAAVAGDDPVVVAARLAPAVLSGGGPAARSRPPVPDAAGTGGGGGALFGRRLAAASPGERGELLLTEVRALAASALGHPEGAAAIDGDDLLADLGLDSLAAVDLRNLLATSTGLTLPPTLLFDFPTPRTVAAELAERYAQEATPPGVTGAPGSPGVLARPDAIGRPGGPDRTADNGVPGGPGTAGPPQVPARAGDAPDAGGASDSLGALFRAACDRERTWDGMALLTIAARLRPAFDSAGAPGAALDPVTLAPDGAGPRLICFPALSALSGPQEYARFGAGLRSLRPVSAVRHPGFGPGEALPATLDALVTAQAVAVRAAAGDGPLVLLGRSAGGWVAQTVAERLEAEGFAPLAVVLVDTYPSSDDDHGQALSAMTSDMLHRAAEFLPTAPDRLTAMAGYFELFAGWKPLRLASPTLFVRARDPLPGAEPAPVWDLPHTEVTVPGDHFTMLEEHARTTALAVHHWLADPDRRTPDALHRSQVSRDAPAGPLETLASQAGLHDRGIRDT